A single window of Gemmatimonadales bacterium DNA harbors:
- a CDS encoding pyridoxal phosphate-dependent aminotransferase family protein, whose product MATTQIAQHIALFEKCKNFTQAREVQAAGLYPYFTPISESEDTVVKIGGKSKVMMGSNNYLGLTHHPKVLEAARQALERYGSGCTGSRFLNGTLDLHVTLELRLAQFVGKEAALVLSTGYQANLGLVSGLVGRGEIVYLDKLDHASIVDGAKLSFGDVVRFNHGDLEGLERLLGRDNRPKGAMIIVDGIYSMEGDIADLPKLAQLAHRYGAALAVDDAHSVGVLGATGAGTAEHFGIVDEVDLIVGTFSKSLASIGGFVAGQEYVIHYLKHHARPLIFSAALPPSNTAGVLAALDILQAEPERRAALWANSKLLSDGLRSLGYNLGQSETPIIPVLVGELERTFLFWRKLFDVGVFTNPVVPPAVPASQCRLRASVMATHTADQIQFALDAFAAVGRQLGVIH is encoded by the coding sequence GTGGCAACAACCCAAATCGCGCAACACATAGCGCTCTTCGAGAAGTGCAAGAACTTCACGCAGGCGCGCGAAGTCCAAGCAGCCGGGCTGTACCCCTACTTCACCCCGATCTCGGAGTCCGAGGATACGGTGGTGAAGATCGGGGGCAAGAGCAAGGTGATGATGGGGTCGAACAACTACCTCGGCCTCACCCACCACCCCAAGGTCCTCGAGGCCGCCCGTCAGGCGCTGGAGCGTTACGGCTCGGGCTGCACGGGGAGCCGGTTCCTCAACGGCACGCTCGATCTGCACGTGACGCTCGAGCTGCGACTGGCGCAGTTCGTGGGCAAGGAGGCGGCGCTGGTCCTTTCGACCGGCTACCAGGCGAACCTGGGCCTGGTGTCGGGTCTGGTCGGGCGCGGCGAGATCGTGTACCTCGACAAGCTGGACCACGCCTCGATCGTGGACGGCGCGAAGCTGTCGTTCGGCGACGTGGTGCGGTTCAACCACGGGGATCTGGAAGGGCTGGAGCGCTTGCTGGGCCGCGACAACCGGCCCAAGGGCGCGATGATCATCGTGGACGGCATCTATTCCATGGAAGGCGACATCGCGGACCTGCCGAAGCTCGCGCAGCTGGCGCACCGCTACGGGGCGGCGCTGGCGGTGGACGACGCGCATTCGGTGGGCGTGCTGGGCGCGACCGGCGCCGGCACGGCCGAGCATTTCGGGATCGTGGACGAGGTGGACCTGATCGTCGGGACCTTCTCGAAGTCCCTGGCGTCCATCGGCGGCTTCGTGGCCGGCCAGGAGTACGTGATCCACTACCTGAAGCACCACGCGCGGCCGCTCATCTTCTCGGCGGCCCTGCCGCCGTCCAATACGGCGGGCGTGCTCGCGGCGCTGGACATCCTGCAGGCGGAGCCGGAGCGGCGTGCGGCCCTGTGGGCGAACAGCAAGCTGCTGTCCGACGGCCTGCGCTCGCTGGGGTACAACCTCGGCCAGAGCGAGACGCCGATCATCCCGGTGCTGGTCGGCGAGCTGGAGCGCACGTTCCTGTTCTGGCGCAAGCTGTTCGACGTAGGCGTGTTCACCAACCCGGTCGTGCCGCCGGCGGTGCCGGCGTCGCAGTGCCGGTTGCGCGCCAGCGTGATGGCGACGCACACGGCCGACCAGATCCAGTTCGCGCTCGATGCGTTTGCGGCCGTCGGCAGGCAACTCGGGGTCATCCACTGA
- a CDS encoding phosphatase PAP2 family protein produces the protein MLVTALAGRGAAQPSSALRFKVSPWPDAAVLGAAVGAALVPVVWPSALPSATCAPCNPAHLWAVDRSVVGPVRKLPDVLSATTLGAEAALGIVFLASSRRGEGTAAFAEDATVIAEAAALTSAATEWTKVLFHRPRPFLYLPTSTGPATADDGRSFPSSHTSLAFAAAAAYASVLHRRGLAGRNKLQIVALFTAATATGILRVVAHRHFPTDVVAGAALGFAIGWAVPAVHAALP, from the coding sequence ATGTTGGTGACGGCGCTGGCGGGCCGCGGCGCGGCCCAACCATCGTCAGCCCTCCGTTTCAAGGTCTCGCCGTGGCCCGACGCGGCCGTGCTGGGAGCCGCCGTCGGCGCCGCGCTCGTCCCGGTCGTCTGGCCGTCGGCGCTCCCGTCCGCCACCTGCGCTCCGTGCAATCCCGCGCACCTGTGGGCCGTGGACCGGTCCGTCGTCGGTCCGGTCCGGAAACTGCCCGACGTCCTCAGCGCGACGACGCTCGGCGCCGAGGCGGCGCTCGGCATCGTGTTCCTGGCGTCGTCGCGGCGGGGGGAGGGAACGGCCGCCTTCGCGGAGGACGCCACCGTGATCGCCGAGGCCGCAGCGCTCACGTCGGCTGCCACCGAATGGACGAAGGTCCTCTTCCATCGCCCGCGGCCGTTCCTCTACCTGCCGACCTCGACCGGACCCGCGACGGCCGACGACGGCCGCTCGTTCCCGTCCAGCCACACCAGCCTGGCCTTCGCCGCCGCCGCCGCGTACGCCTCGGTTCTCCACCGCCGCGGCCTCGCGGGCCGGAACAAGCTGCAGATCGTCGCGCTGTTCACCGCTGCGACCGCGACCGGCATTCTCCGGGTCGTCGCGCACCGCCACTTCCCGACCGACGTCGTGGCCGGAGCCGCGCTCGGCTTCGCCATCGGCTGGGCCGTCCCGGCCGTCCACGCCGCCCTGCCGTAG